Within Pueribacillus theae, the genomic segment CAAACTCATCAAGCTTACTAGGTTCCCAATGAAGCCCGGTCAAAAATTGGACAACACTGGCTTTGTTCACGAAAAATGTAGATAATCCTTTTGATGCAACGAATAGTAAAATGGAAATACCAATTACAGCCATCAAGCTGACGCTTATGAAGGTAATCGTCCTTCCCCAACGTTCTTTCCAACGCTTTGTATTTGAAGCCCAAATCTTAGCTGACTCTTTGTCTGACAATCGCCTTTCTCCTTTCATTTAGAAAAATTCAGGGCATAAGCCCTGAATGAAACCTATTTTTGCGTAACGTTTCCTTTCGCATCCCGTTCTACCTTCATACCTGTGATTGGCAAATAACCTAGTTCTGTTACAATACTATTTTGCACGTCATCCGATACCATGTAATCGAGAAATGCCTTCGTCAATCCTTCTGGTTTCCCATTCGTATACATATGTTGATAAGCCCAGACTTCCCAATCATTCGTTTCCACACTTGCTTGGTTCGGTTCCTTCCCGTCAATGAACAGAGGTTGAATCGACTCATCAAAATACGAGAATGCGAGATAGCTAATCGCACCGGGTGTTTCACTTACAATTTGACGCACAGTGCCGGAAGAGTCTTGTTCTTGCGTTGCTACCGGTGTAGCCCCATCAAGTGCTAATTGTTCAAACGTGGCTCTTGTGCCTGATCCTTCCGCACGGTTAATCACGGCAATTTCTTGATCCGCTCCACCGAGTTCTTTCCAGTTTTTAATTTTTCCTTTAAAAATATCAATGAGCTGTTGCTTGCTCACATCTTTAACTCCAACTTCCGGATGAACGACAGGCGCGATTCCGACAACTGCAACTTTATGGTCGACTAGCTGACTTGCATCAATTCCTTGTTTTTCTTCAGCAAAAATGTCTGAATTCCCGATATCAACAGCGCCCTCGCTGATTTTACTTAAACCAGTGCCGCTTCCTCCGCCTTGTACATTAATCGTTGTACCGGCATTTTCTCCCATAAACTGTTGTGCGGCCGCTTCAACTAAAGGTTGAAGCGCACTTGATCCAACCGCTGTAATTGAACCAGATATGCCTGAATCTTTTTCCTTGCTCTCTGTATCCTTATTATCTGCCTGACTGCTTTCACTTCCGCATGCTGCTAATGCCAATACGATAAGAAGTGAAAAAATAGCCAACAAACTTTTCTTCATAATGAAGTACCCCCTGAAATATATTTGTTTTCACTATCGGTCTTCATAGATAACGATAATACGAGACTTTTAAGGCAGTATGAAGGCATTGTAAAGATTGTGTAAAGGCAAGAAAAACTTTAAAACGTTTTTCTTGCCAGAAGTCAGAGATCAGGAAAAAATCGGCGAAATAGCCGATTTACTTACAAATAAAAAACCAGTGGAGTGATTCCACCGGTTGTTACTGTTCATGCATATCATCTTGTTTTTTCGGCAATGTAATTGTAAACGTTGTTCCTTTTCCTTCCACACTATCTACTTGAATTTGTCCTTTATGGGATTCAACTAAATGTTTTACAATCGCGAGTCCCAATCCGGTCCCGCCGGAATGCCGGGATCTTGCTTTATCCACCCGGTAGAAGCGTTCGAATATGCGGGGAATGTCTTTTTTGGGAATACCTATCCCTGTATCACGGACGATGAGATCGATTTCCTTTTCTTTTTCCAAAAGGTTAACTTCTATTTTTCCTCCCTTTGGTGTATAAACGATGCCATTCGAAACAAGATTCAGTATGATTTGCCTTACTCTATCTTTTTCACCTTCGACGTATACATTTTTCGCTTCAGGCAACGAAATAGAAATTTCTTTTTTTGTGATTTCTTCCTGCAGCGTTTCTACTGTTTCATTAATAAGTTTTGCCACATTGACCATCTCTAGCTGAAGAGGCAAAAGGTGATGTTCAATCTTCGACAAATGGAGAATATCACTAATGAGCCGATGAAGACGGTCACTTTCATCATAAATAATTTTTAGGAATGAACGGCATAGCTCTTCATCATACATCGCTCCATCTAATAACGTTTCCGCAAAACCTTTCACAGAGGTAATCGGTGTTTTCAGTTCATGTGAAACGTTGGCGACAAACTCACTTCTCATTTTTTCCAAACGGCGAATATCTGTAATATCATGAAGTACGATAATGACGCCTTTCATTTCTTTCTGTTCCCCTAAATACGGAGCAAGATGCGCATCAAGAATCCGTTCTTTCGGGCGGTAGACATGCAGTTCTTCATGGAGATGCTCGCCTTCTTTCATACAGCGCTCAATCCGTTCGCTTAATCCGAAATTTTCCCCGGTTTCTTCATAACATCTTCCGACCAGATTTTCTTGCTGTTGCTCAAGGAATTTCTCCATTGCTGGATTAACCAGCTGAATCTTGCCTGAATAATTCACAAGCATGACACCGCTGACCATATTCGATAAGATGCTTGTCAACTGCTGCTGATTCTCTTGTATTTCTTCCATTTGCCGCTGCAAACTTGACGCAAGTACATTAATCGCACTTGAAAGCTGGCCGATTTCACCTTTCGTTCTTACTTTTACCCGGCTGCTGTAATCTTTTTTTGATAACCTGCGGGCCGCTTTCATAATTTCTTCAATGGGCCGTGTAATCCCTTTAGCCAGACTCATGCTTACTAATCCTGATAAAACTAACGTGACTCCAAGAATGGAAAATAAACTAACCCAAAGTTTTTTCGTTGCTTTATCGATTGTTTCTAATGAAATGGCAGTACGAACGACACCTATTCGCTCGTTACCGTTATATAATGGTGTCGTCACATACATCATATTAAAACCTTGTGTTGCGCTGTAGCGAATGGATTCCCCCTGTGATTTTCCCTCTTGGATGACTTCTTTTACTTCTGGCCGATTGGCATGGTTTTTCATCGTTTCAGGATTGTTCTCCGAATCCGCCAAAACTTCTCCAGATTCATCAATGATTGTGACGCGTTGCCTAATAGGATTGGCGAATTGGCGAATTTTTTCTTGAAGCAAATCAGGCTGATCATATAAATGTGAAATATCAAAGACCTTCATGACAAGCTGTGCATTTTCCGTAAGCTGATTTCTCGTCATATCAAGAAAAGTGCTTTTCATAATATTTCCTACAAAAAAGCCGATTGCAATCAAAACGCAAACTAGCAAAAGAAGAAATGTAAGAGAGATTCTGAGCCACAACTTTTTCATATTTAAGGTCCTTCCATTTTGTATCCAAACCCTCTAATTGTTTTAATATATGTTGGCCGTTTTGTATCATCTTCAATTTTTTCTCTTAGATGGCTGACATGAACGTCCACAATTCTCGTATCACCATCATAATGGAAATCCCATACACCGTTTAATAATTGATCGCGGCTTAATACTTTTCCTCGGTGCGTTGATAAATAGAGCAGCAATTCAAATTCCTTTGGAGTCAGTTCCAACTTTTCACCGCGAAAAAGAACTTCATATTTATCTGGATAAATTTCCAATTCACCAATGTTTAGTGATTTTTCTTTTTCTGTTTCCTTCTCAGATTTCGTCCGCCTCAGTATAGCCTTCACTCGTGCAACCACTTCACGTGGACTGAACGGTTTTGTTAAATAATCATCAGCGCCCAGTTCGAGGCCGAGAATTTTATCAAGTTCATCGTCCCTTGCGGTTAGCATCAGAATTGGAATATTCACCTTTTCCTGCCGCAAAGTTTTACATATTTCCATTCCATCTATACTAGGAAGCATGAGGTCTAATACGATTAAATCAAGGTTCTCATGTAAGGCAAGCTGCAGGCCCAACTGTCCATCTTCAGCGGTTATTACAGAAAAACCTGCCTGCTCCAAATTAAATTTTAATAATGTGACAATTGAAGGTTCATCATCCACAACTAGAATCCTACTCACCATGCCTCTCCCCTTTCACAATTACATCTTACCATAAGAACTTTGAATTAGATTTGGCCATCTTCTTTAAGGTACGATTTCACAGCTGGCGGTTCATAATTGTAAAACTTATTGATTAATTTTGCCGGGCTTGAATCGACAAGCATGATGCCACGGTGCTTTTCCAGCAAAAATTGCTGTTCAGCCATATGGTTAAAAAATGCAATAAAAGGATCATAGAAATTGTCAATGTTTAAGAGACCCAACGGTTTTTGATGCAAACCGAGCTGAGCCCAAGTAAAAATTTCGACAAACTCTTCCAGTGTTCCCGGTCCTCCGGGCATTGCAATAAACCCATCTGCCAAATCCGCCATTTTCGCCTTACGTTCATGCATCGACTCAACGATCAACAATTCCGTTAAGCTTAGATGGGAGATTTCCCGTTCCTCAAGAAATTTCGGAATCACTCCGATGACATTTCCTCCCTCTTTTAGAACCGTATTTGCGATAACGCCCATCAGTCCGACACTTCCACCGCCGTATACGAGCGTAATATCACGTTTCACCAATTCTTTTCCAAGCAGAATCGCGCCATCTTTATATGCTTCTGACGCACCAACTCTAGAACCACAAAAAACCGTTATATGTTTCATTGAAAGTCTCCTTTACATCTTTATCTTCGGCTCCATGAAACGATGCTCTTGATAACCCCGACAGTACGATTTACGTCCCGAGAATAGGGTTTTCCTTAAGGTAAAATTCTGGCCACTAATGTCCTCAACAACATTTGTTACTTTCAAAGCCTTGTCTTTATAGTTTTTCTTGAACTACTCCATCTTATTTCTTACGAAATTTGAAGATGGAGATTCCTAAGACCACCTTCGTAACCGAAAGGTTTTGATTAGGCTATCCCCGCAGTTCCTGCGGTTAGAAGTCTTATGGCTTCATTTTTAAGATTCCT encodes:
- a CDS encoding phosphate ABC transporter substrate-binding protein PstS family protein, whose protein sequence is MKKSLLAIFSLLIVLALAACGSESSQADNKDTESKEKDSGISGSITAVGSSALQPLVEAAAQQFMGENAGTTINVQGGGSGTGLSKISEGAVDIGNSDIFAEEKQGIDASQLVDHKVAVVGIAPVVHPEVGVKDVSKQQLIDIFKGKIKNWKELGGADQEIAVINRAEGSGTRATFEQLALDGATPVATQEQDSSGTVRQIVSETPGAISYLAFSYFDESIQPLFIDGKEPNQASVETNDWEVWAYQHMYTNGKPEGLTKAFLDYMVSDDVQNSIVTELGYLPITGMKVERDAKGNVTQK
- the pnpS gene encoding two-component system histidine kinase PnpS yields the protein MKKLWLRISLTFLLLLVCVLIAIGFFVGNIMKSTFLDMTRNQLTENAQLVMKVFDISHLYDQPDLLQEKIRQFANPIRQRVTIIDESGEVLADSENNPETMKNHANRPEVKEVIQEGKSQGESIRYSATQGFNMMYVTTPLYNGNERIGVVRTAISLETIDKATKKLWVSLFSILGVTLVLSGLVSMSLAKGITRPIEEIMKAARRLSKKDYSSRVKVRTKGEIGQLSSAINVLASSLQRQMEEIQENQQQLTSILSNMVSGVMLVNYSGKIQLVNPAMEKFLEQQQENLVGRCYEETGENFGLSERIERCMKEGEHLHEELHVYRPKERILDAHLAPYLGEQKEMKGVIIVLHDITDIRRLEKMRSEFVANVSHELKTPITSVKGFAETLLDGAMYDEELCRSFLKIIYDESDRLHRLISDILHLSKIEHHLLPLQLEMVNVAKLINETVETLQEEITKKEISISLPEAKNVYVEGEKDRVRQIILNLVSNGIVYTPKGGKIEVNLLEKEKEIDLIVRDTGIGIPKKDIPRIFERFYRVDKARSRHSGGTGLGLAIVKHLVESHKGQIQVDSVEGKGTTFTITLPKKQDDMHEQ
- a CDS encoding response regulator transcription factor, which codes for MVSRILVVDDEPSIVTLLKFNLEQAGFSVITAEDGQLGLQLALHENLDLIVLDLMLPSIDGMEICKTLRQEKVNIPILMLTARDDELDKILGLELGADDYLTKPFSPREVVARVKAILRRTKSEKETEKEKSLNIGELEIYPDKYEVLFRGEKLELTPKEFELLLYLSTHRGKVLSRDQLLNGVWDFHYDGDTRIVDVHVSHLREKIEDDTKRPTYIKTIRGFGYKMEGP
- a CDS encoding LOG family protein, encoding MKHITVFCGSRVGASEAYKDGAILLGKELVKRDITLVYGGGSVGLMGVIANTVLKEGGNVIGVIPKFLEEREISHLSLTELLIVESMHERKAKMADLADGFIAMPGGPGTLEEFVEIFTWAQLGLHQKPLGLLNIDNFYDPFIAFFNHMAEQQFLLEKHRGIMLVDSSPAKLINKFYNYEPPAVKSYLKEDGQI